From a region of the Haloferax volcanii DS2 genome:
- the trpG gene encoding anthranilate synthase component II, which yields MIRLVVVDNFDSFTYNLVEYFSEQTVEGEPLDIEVRKNTASLDEIRDLDPDAIVISPGPGHPKNDRDVGVTNDVLTELSTEIPTLGVCLGLEAAVYAYGGTIGHAPEPIHGKAFPVDHDGAGVFAGLEDGFPAGRYHSLVATDVPDCFDVSATTDHDGEALVMGVRHRDYPIECVQFHPESVLTGSGHGVVRNFLTAVAGFDVA from the coding sequence ATGATTCGGCTCGTCGTCGTCGACAACTTCGACTCCTTCACGTACAACCTCGTGGAGTACTTCTCCGAGCAGACCGTCGAGGGCGAACCGCTCGACATCGAGGTGCGCAAGAACACCGCCTCGCTCGACGAGATACGCGACCTCGACCCCGACGCTATCGTCATCTCGCCGGGGCCTGGCCACCCGAAAAACGACCGCGACGTGGGCGTGACCAACGACGTTCTCACGGAGCTGTCGACCGAGATTCCCACCCTCGGCGTCTGTCTCGGCCTCGAAGCCGCGGTGTACGCCTACGGCGGCACCATCGGCCACGCGCCGGAGCCGATTCACGGGAAGGCGTTCCCCGTCGACCACGACGGCGCGGGCGTCTTCGCCGGCCTCGAAGACGGCTTCCCGGCCGGGCGCTACCACTCGCTCGTCGCCACGGACGTCCCCGACTGCTTCGACGTCTCTGCGACGACCGACCACGACGGCGAGGCGCTGGTGATGGGCGTCCGCCACCGCGACTACCCAATCGAGTGCGTCCAGTTCCACCCCGAGAGCGTGCTCACGGGGTCGGGACACGGCGTCGTCAGAAACTTCCTCACGGCGGTCGCCGGCTTCGACGTGGCCTGA